In Lytechinus pictus isolate F3 Inbred chromosome 17, Lp3.0, whole genome shotgun sequence, the genomic window AATGTTTATAGACTGATCTCCTCTGTATCTCTTGTTTCAGCCGATCTTTCTCAGCTGTTCCCCTGGATGCTAGCCATCTTCACTGTGTTGGGACTCATCGCGTGCTGTGCATGGTTTTACAAATGCCTCAAGAAATGCAACGACCGTTGTTCACTCCTCCGCACACAGCACAGCATAAATCACGGGTCACAATCATCAAGACCCGACCCTCACGACTTCTACCAAGTCGGAGCCTACAGAACCCGGCCAACAGGGAGCGTCCACGTCGCATCGACGTCGCTTTCGACGCCGCTGGTCAGTACGATGAGGGAAAGTTACGCGTACCGGGGACCGTTCGCTCTCAAAACGCACTATCCACCGTACGCGCATCTCGCACCGCCTCCGTCGTACGACGAGGCGATGTCGTCGCCGAGTGCCGCATCGCCAACAGCATTCGTGGTCAACGTCGGACAGGGTTCGGCCCAGGAAATGACAGAAATGGAAGCGACAGAAGAGGCTGGCAATGAAGTTGAGCAGATTgttgaagaggaagaagaagaggtagATGAgattgatgatgacgatttAGCTCATCTAACTGAGGCTTCGAGTGGCCAAAGTGAACACAGGAATCGAGAAAATAATTTATGATGATTGCCTTAATATCCAAACATGCGAAGTATTCAATGAGAGCTGTATCGAACAATCCAACCTTTGCAAGCACGCcatttaaatttctttcttACTTGCTGCTATATCAGGTAACCCTGACAGGTGACGAATATGCCTCGACATCCGTCATACGAAGGTCGGCGAACTATACTATACACAGACGGCAATAATTCGAACGCGAtagcttttttttataataatggcCAAGAATTTATTTGAGATTCGAGAATGAATCGGTTGCTGATATGACAGGAAAGAGGGATAAGTTTAACGTATGCATCGACAACGTGTCTTAAAAGTGGGGTTAAGAAAAAAACCTAAATTCGATGTCGGCGTCGTTCTGGAAAATGCACTGATGTATTATGCAGGTCTAGTGAAGGTTTATTCATGGGtgcaaatgaaaattattgCTGAGCTGATAGAATGATTACTCTCCCACTTCTCGATGATGATATTGACAGAAGTGGTGATCTGATCAGAATGatgataaaacattattatttaaaataatgtGGTATACAGTCCTATTGGTTTTGCATGTTGGGATTGGGCTTAACGCGCCGACATAGCAAAGGAAGCACCCGTCTTAATTCGCAAACTTGCCTTCATAGGTTATGCTATATGATAATGAcaacatattttgatatttgtacaTGCACCAGAGCCGCAGTAGTATCCCATTTTTATTGAAAAGGGGGGAACGAGatgatttgtgaaaaaaatccaaaacaattatcatgattgttGTCATTACTCTTCCAAAGATGGCAAATTAATGAAATGTGTTTATATGAGGATCACAATTTCCCGTTTGGCAAAGTACCAAAATCATACATATTTGTAAATGTTTTGTGgagcgctttgagcagtcgAAGATTGATATcgcgctatataaaagccaattgttattattattttcaattatcaTATAGTTTTCCACTTTCCCTTGTTAAAGGGAAGGCACGTGAAAGGGATAATAATctaatttaatcatgaaaatcggtTAAGCCCTAAGAGGTACTTCTACGCACAGGGGTGGATCCAAGATCCAACGAACTGGGGAGAGGCACAGAAAatgatttcatgatttaaagCAGAATCACATGCATagtttaaaataaaacaaacaaaaatcatatcattATGATTAATCAGTTGCATTGatacatgaataataaaatattgatttatcgAGTTACAAACAAGTTGTATAAAATTGTGGCATTATCACCTTATTTGAAGTTACGTGAGGTCCGTGTATAAGAATAAAGCACGAGTGATAACCTCTGATCTATGATCGTGATCTTATCTTTTGATGACACAATATGAACCAACTgtctgaataaaataaaaacacagtaaatatttttttaagattcACAATGTACCCCCACCATTTTCATTGGGTATTCATTATCAAAACAGcacatacactctaaaaatgtaTACCCAATGTTGGTTataatgggaacatgcatgtttgttgggtaaaattaaagataccaaatattttgtaaattttgcgttgaaatttacccttcaaacatgcattttgcccaatattgtggggaaaaaattacccagcaaacattcattttccctttctaccaaatattgggtaaatttttactctctatttttagagtgtaagaaATATAGTAATGATTTACTATGTGTATGTATTCGAAAGATCTAGTAATATTTCAATACATTATGTAAAATTATGTGAACATTATGAACGAAAGGCCAACTTAATTGCTTTGTTTCGAGATCGCACTGCCTCCTTGAATGTCATATATGTAAATATAGTAAACTGTACTATAAGTCATAAATATATGAGTCCgaagtttttgttttttgttcaaAGTATGGGCAACAAAAGAGGTTGGCGAGAAGAGAGAAGATAATGAATGAAAGAGCATGTgctatagagggggggggggggtgaagtaGATCGAAtgagagtgagaaagagagagaaagagggagatagATTGGTCAAGGAACATGAGGAAGGAATCTAGGAAAAGATGTGAGGTGGAAGGAAGAGACTGAATGGGATAGGGGATGTATGAAGTGACAGAAGTTGACTTAAATTATATCATGAGAAACAACTCTAACGGGTCTGATTTATGGTAATTCTTCATTATATATACCACTATTAATTGCATAATATTTGCGAGTCAAGctgaaatttgatatcaaagaaaaatatttccgtCATTTGATTtgtgtgtcaaaatattaactTCGGATTAATATGGAAGGAAATTATCCTATCAAAGTTGTAATGTTAAATGGTGTAATAAAAGTgcgattcctttaaaaaaattgaaggagTTCTAGCCCCTCGCTCAATCCAACCCAGGTATATGCAAGCAGAGACAAATTTTAAGACTCtttatgagagagagagagggagagagagagaaaaagatatGGGGGCGAGAGACTATGAGccagggggagagaggggagagatgAAGAGAGTTCTCGAGACACTCACTTGTCCAATTATTGACACTTTCCTCAAAGCACAACAAAGAAAGAGACtcgtataccccccccccccgtgttgGCTGCTACTGAAGTGAACTAGAGGGGGGATGGGGCTAATGTGAATTTTGTGAGTCTCGGGGCTTAAGCTCGGGGCTCATGTCGGGAGTGGGAGGGGGGGCAGAATGAAATTGGTACAAGGGGAGCCAGGGagtcaagcccccccccccccctcccccacacccAGCTAGGCGCCGCTAGTCTCCCATACGGCTGAAGGTTAGAATCCTTGATACGCAGATCAACCGACATTCTTATGTATCATATGAGAAAGCTTTGCTTTAATTCGTCTAATTACAACTAATTTCCTAACGTAACAGTCCCACCGGCGAAACCGCCTTCAGACCGACCAAACCTATTCcgttatttccaatggcatACAACGGTCGGTTTGGACGCAATATCGTTTGTGTGACTAGAGTATTACCATGCATACAGAGTTAGATGATAAAGCATAATTCTCACTGTATGCATGCAACCGGCGGGGCTCTGTAATTAAAATATtcctaaaaataatgaatcatgTGATTGCATTTTGCGGTCTGACGTGAACGGTATCGATAGCGTACGTACGGAGTATGTTTATTGTACTGTTACccataataactttgttatttccacAGCACACGGATTCGCAAAACAGAATTAATGCTCATAAAGCAAACGTTTATTTGGCAAAAGATCAAACTTATAATCAATACACGAAAATGACTTATGTGCATGTATTTACCACAACCACATGCAAGATATCTTAATATTACATCAATAATCAAATATGGAATTCTAAACAAGCATGTCAAGTCTAGAGGCCAGCGACttcctggaattttttttaatttaaattgaaatcatTAATAAGCAGTTCTGCTAAGGTTCACTGTGTATTTTTTCTGAAAAGGTTCGTGGTAGCGCCTGGCAGGCAGGTGATTATTGCTCCCaatgtttgtgatttttttacttcaaatacTACTCATCCTCTGGAATGTGTCATTCTATTGGATACTTCGAGGAATAAAACTTCTTTTTGATATATCTGTGGATTTAAACGTTTTACTTCATCTTAAATTGCAATAGCTTTTTAAATGCATGTTACTTTGTGTTTACTATGTATTTAATTGTGCTAATACCAACTTGTAAACGTGAAATTTCCAGCTCCGGCTGTTTTTTCATGTGCAATCGTTACTAATATTTGATAATCAATAAGaccattttttaattaaattgaattgaattggatgCAACTCATGCATATTCGGCATTTCAAGAACATGTCTAAATATCTGACTGTGCATTCAAGGATACATAAGAAAGTGATACGTCCACTCAATGGCGGTAccaagaaggggggggggcatggggaaATCCCTCAggaattttttaatattaactGAAAAGAGTAATGTCTAGTACTTTGGAAATACTTTAATGATGTCATCAGATTGATAGTCAAGGTGGATAGTATTATCATTAGCTAAATGTGtcacttttaaaaatatgaaaaatttcttATACGGTCGCCATTTGCTCCCTCGCTCAATTTTGCGACACATAAGATATTTTCCTATTCTGCACCTGCCCCATTGTCTTTTAATTCCcttcctctcccccccccccccagatttcTATCGAGCAATACGAATAATTGTATTACTCAACCGTAGACTGGGACtaaatcagccccccccccctctgatcTGTATACAGATCAGtgcctcccctccccctcctttgCCGTGTTTGCTTGTCACGCTTGAAAATTGTTTCGTTTTTGTCGTTCCTTCTCCTGGTGGCGCTCTTCACCACTGCTGACTCGGGCACACTTAACtagaaatatttccattttcagtCACACTgcaaaaaatgttcaattttcaggacaaactacatgaaatttccaaaattttaagctcgcgcttccactcgcactatttaatatctatttcttttgtaagaATAAATCTAAGAAGTAACTGTTCAGGGGTGCCCTCGCATgtgtctgaatataaaacaacaATGGAAAACTCGATTGTGCCCCCAACCTTTTTAGGAGAGATTTCAGTCCATGTCAGCACCCCCACGGAAaatatcgttcccagggccctgactGGGAGGTGGGGGTGCTTTGTACAATCACCTCTCCCCATGTTTCCAGATAGAAGGAAATGTAATTATCTGtatatatgaaattaagttAAATTCACTTCTGAAAAAAAAGCAATGGGATTGGTAATTAACATCTTATCCAAAAGACGTGATAATACGATGGAGATGAATATGTGTCACCAAACGACTAACTGATATAACCTTGTTTTGAACTAAGGTCGCCAAATAACGAGACTGCGCTCTTCCGTAAGAACCAATTGAAGAAcagtttttcttcatatttcacCTAATTCTGTTACTTTTCTTGGGAGGGGAAGGGAACGAGCGTCATCCCCGTCATCCAAAAAAAGTTGtgaaattattattgaaaatacACGACATAAATATGTACAAAAAGGAGGTTTACCCCTTTGATTACAGTAGAAATATCAACACCAAAATTCATGTAAATTGTAATAAGCGCCAAACTGCGGAAAATGAAACTAAAGCcactttttttcctctttctattTTGGTGCAGCCATCGGCACCAGGCACGGGTTTATTGTTCTCTCGATTCGCTCCAGCGAATCTTTCTTCCATACCCATTATAAATTTGCAAAGTCACAGCAAAATAGTGTCATCTGAACATTACGTTGCAGTTGTAGAATCCGGAGTTTATAGGTCGGGCTTGTTTATGCTGATATAACCCAGGATATACCAGTATATACTTCAGTAATAAAGACAAACTTCCTGGTTTGGTGGTGATTTAAGTTGACACATCGAGGAGAGAGTACGGGGAACCCATGTTGACATATACAAAACAGTTTGGAGATCAGCAAACATTTGGAGTCGGGTACAGTGCATGGTACCCTTCTATGACCAGATATTCCGTTTCAGGAGAACGTTATTGATCAAAGTACCAGTTAATAATAGATGCTTACGGGAACAACTTTCTATCTGCGTTCATAgcattgtacatgtagcctCAGGAGGAGCGCGTATTGGTGTCGGCGGATAGGCACTGACAAATTTATTTGGATTTAATACTGATTGAAGAATTGTGCCtgaatattttctgtttttgaaTCGGGATCAGGAACTGGTCGTGGAGATTCAGAATGGCTGGGTCTGGATCGGTTGCATTTATCTTCCAACTGGTGACATCGGTTTTATTCATACTACTCAATGTCGACTCCATAGAAGCAAGTAAGTGTGTCAAAAGTTTTCCAATGAGGTCTAGGGGTGATTTGATTTCCATAATCCacataaacataatacattcaATGAATTATGATGAACAACATCATAGTTCATTTGatatgatcatggacctattcgaGATTGAATATCATGCAGGTTATTGGAAATTAAACAACATAAATTTCTCATATTTTAGCTACTTCAAACATTTTACTAACAGGGTTAGGAAATTATGATCACAAAGATGATAAAGAAAGAACTGGGATAAGCTTGCAATTTGACAGAAGATATTAAAAACAATGAGTTATAACAAAATCTAATTAGTGAGCAACGAACATAATGTATTTGATTTTCACGCTTTCTTTAAATGAATTCGACTGTAATTAAATTATGGATCATCACTGTACTCGGGCTATAACGGGTTAAACCATTTCCctagataaaaagaaaagaaattaaaaattgagcaGTTACTGTCCAGAATCATTTTAATACGATCCATATTAACCATTTCTAGAATAAAGCGGCATATTCATGATCAGATCTCTAATTCTTATGGAGGTTTAGTTTCGTGAAGAAATAATTATGGGCTCTGAATATTATGATATCGGAACTATATATATTTTGGTGAATTCATGGTCGTATGCGGCGGGATCGAGAATGGGGGTGCCTATACGCCCTCGTACTTTCACAAAAGCTATCTCCATGATTTCCCTTATATATGCTGTAGTCTATATAGGAGTACAAAGCACTCTTATTCAATTAATTCATACAGCTCTGTCGCTTAATTTGCTTCCTCAATTCTCTATAATTTTCATGACTCGATCCCTCCTCCGTCAGAAAATACAAATGCATATGAACAAAATCCACTCATCTACTCACATAATAAAattctgtaataaaaaaaggaaatacataTAGCACAAAATACGCAAATACATGTAAGGAAATGAATGTGAATATTTGcggaaaacaaaacagaaataaggaagtcatattttttattgaatgttggacctcttttcttccttattcgCTTAATTGTAGTTTCCATAACCATGATAACGAATTAATTATGACTAAATTTCCTGCTACTGCTGTCCCGTGTACAAAGGCACGATAATCCGCGAAGTGTTGTAATAGATTGCGGGTATTGAAGGTTTGTAGGTTTTAATCTTTCGATATGAATGGGGTTTAATTTAAAGACCCAGATGGTCTGTGCCCCCATGGTCATTAACAGGCGCATATAGGATAGACTCATTGTTCTCTGTGTTCTCTTTGTCTGCTTATGCTACAGTCAGACCAAGGAAACAAATTCCAAACCGGCCGATACTGTTATTGGATATAACGTAATCGCTTTGATCAGTCTGGCATGTCTGGAGGTGGTTTAACGGGTGTGACTGTTGCTGCATGTTTGCAGTATACAATAGAGGGTGATGACGATGAAAGGGGGTGATAATGGATGGATGTGTtcttgatgatggtggttgtgatgatgatgatgatgatggtggtggtggtggtggtgatgatgatgatggtggtggtggtagtgcatggtggtggtggtggtggtgctaataatggtagtgatggtgcatgatgatgatgacgatgattgatgacgatggtggtggtggtgatgatgatggtgatgctaaTGACGGTGATGCTGCtgatggtggttatgatgatgatgatgatgatggtgatgatgacgataatgatggtgatcatggtgatgatgatgatgataacgatgataatgacgatgattatgCTAATGctaatgatggtgatgctgctgatggtggttatgatgatggtgatgatggtgatgatgatgatgatgatgatgatgataacgatgataatgacgacgatgatgatggtaattttgatgatgctgctgctgatggtggttgtgatgattatgatgatgatgatgatggatgattataatgatgataacaaggATGATACGAGGATTACGAGAGGATGACACATTTGTAATGGTTAATTACATTGTATAAAAGATCCGAGAAAATAGTAAGTAAGAAAATCAGTTGACTTTACATCATCCCCTataatacacacacacccttggAATATTGAAAGCTATATAAGGGAAGACCCACAAAATCATTAATTCCCTTATTTCTAGTATGTAACTGCAAAATACAGGAATTATAACTTACAAGATACCCACGCCCTTTGGATCGTGACAATACAATTACTATAGGCTTAACAACGACAAAATAATGACAACTCTCGCAGCAGAAAAATCACAGGGTATAATAGTACATGACTGTACTTATATTCAACATAGGGAGTTTTTGCAATAGCGACGGGGACAGATTAATATAGacaatctattgtcaaaagccctccatgacaaagcagtctttcTCGAAAACCGGTGAATCAAACAGCAGTGTGAATCTCGACAAACGACATAATTCTAtatgcaatttttcgtcagctccgaatcttaGGACAATCAGCTGCAACGgtaccaattttcgacaaagaccccCAAGCTCGTTCATTGTGATATaaagggcattttcaatagatttactatgtTGTAGAATTCAACCTCGTCGTGACTTTGAATACTCCCTATTGattgaaatgaaagaataaCGCTGGGGTTGTGCTACCGAGGACAGGGGTGACCATCCCTAATGGGGTTCTTTTCAAGCAGGGGCGGGGGAGAGGGTAAAAGTTGGGAAGAAAAGACatgaaagggaagaaagaagaaaataaaaaagaggtaTGAATCGCGTAACTCTAcaaaccaccaccatcatcatcatcatggtcatcaatcatcatcatcatcatgcaccatcactaccattattagcaccaccaccaccaccaccaacttCGACATTACCATTCAACTCcaataagttgatttgaataaaaattggaaaaaaaactcAAGCATTTACAAAATTCgtaaaaatcggatgtgaacTAGAAAGATCGGACTTTCAAAAGCTTCGCTTTGTGTCACAAAATATTCACTCACACTCTCTGCACGTTGTAttgtattaacaaaaataagtaTTAACAAGGTATTGAGGTATGCATGCAGAACCCCGATTCGATACTAACAATTGAACTTGTTCAAAGTGTACTAAAgcaataatttatattataagatgacaaaaaaggaatatttaCATGAAGTATGTGGAAATCATCAagaatgatatatttgtttacaaaCAAACCTTACATAACCAAGAAAATCAACATGATGTTGGTCTGTAAATAGTACCGGACGTGTCAAGGTTTCTCAAAACGGACGTGACTTTTGATAAAATTATCGGAAAGGGAAGATGACTGGGAAAGATATAGCAACTGGTTATAAAACACAGTGAATTACTTTaatgtaaaaacaaatgaagatgatgtaATCATTGGAATTTTATGTAAGTTATTCAGTATAGTATGAATTGAATAATGTTAAAACAAATGTAAATGATGGCCTCTTTGGAATTGCTATGTAAGTTAAAGTTTACAAGCATGGATGatgataaagaaaagaaaattaatcaaCAATGTTTTTGTCGgtgttgaaaatattttcaacgATTACTTTGTCAGTTTCGTACGCTACAGTAACACCGACGAtcccgactccaaaccgacaaACTATTTAAGTAATATTACGAATGACAGATcgtcggtcggtttggagtcaaaTTCACTGATGTGACTGAAGCAAAGTAAAAGGATCGGGAGGAAGTGAAAGTAAAAATTGTCTTCTTTACATTTTAGTTTACTTCATGAAAAGAGTAGGAGGACGTACACTTTTTGTTCCAGTTTTGCAAATATTGCTGATCATTCTACAGCATTGAATTATTGTTTAAGTGGCCCAAACATGGAATAgtgtgtttttatttatttacttcatttgtttatcaatcaattaattaatttatttattcatttatttatttatttgtgcaTCGCTTTGTAACCGAAAGAAAAAGGTACTTCATCAAATGACTATTGGATTGGATTCGATTTAATTATGACAAGAAATATCTACGAGGCAAATACTACTGCATCTTCAACAACTTCAATTCTATTTTGTAAATCAATTTTACAGGGCGCCAAGCGGGAAGGTACAGGCATAGAGGTAGTGGAGGAGCTCAACTCACCCGAGGCAAAGGTAAGGGTACTGTACTTTCAATCGCAGAGGGGTAATAAACTCTTTATTGTAGTCTATTATCTTTATAACCAACACAGAATAGATAACGATTATAAGAGATGGTAACCTTCTACACCCTCCTATCCTGTATCACCAAATGATAAATATTGCATTTGTCCCACGgtacttgaaaatgaaatgtaaatattcaatattaaattataatttcgAAATTAAAGTTTTGAGTATTAAACTCCAAATAGATTGGTTCTCCTAAAAAGCTAGGGTTCCATAAATCTACATCACAGATTCCAGTTCGACATTGCATGGAAAAAGAAGCTCGTGTCTTAAAGATTGCCCtagatatttgtttattttcctgCTGATTTTTATTGAACGAGACATTTCAACAACTGTAATAAATGTCAACATCTGGGTGCCATGGCTTTAAGGCCCTGACTCTGTTCATATATTTATACCTTGCATATtctattttgtatatttgtatttttgcatTAATGTTTGAGTTGGTAGAAATGGCCAGGTTCCCTTAACACAATTAAATGTTAgggattaatcgctaaatgaaatgacctttcaagatcatcgttgcatgcgcattttgcttaGTAGACTGACtaagaaccaatcagaattggtctttcaaattagtgattaatcgctttgtgttacggggcccagattttaattattgttttttatgacAGATCCGTTACCATGGTGGTCTATTACTCTGATCTTCGTTGGGGGTATCTTGGGCATATTCTTATGCGTCATGGCTCTGAGGAAGGTTTACGAAAAGAAACGAAAGCAGAAGATGCGCGCCATGGCAACACGACGCAGTCAGAACATACAACGACGCCGAAGTTTACCGAATAATGTTACTACCGATGACAGTGGAGTTCCTCAGGGATGCTTTGACGCACCTCCTACATACGAGCAATCTGCCAAGGATGACGCACAACCTCCTGCATACAGCAAGGACGTAGATATCAGCGATGAACACGCCATGGCTCCTCCCCCTACTCCTCATGAAACGTCGGTTCCCATAGACACTGCTCTTTCCGCAGCCCCGCCCAGTTATGACTGTGCGCAAAATGATGGGGGTGAGGTCGTAGAAGTGGGCGGGGCTGAAGCCATGGAGATGAGCCAGGCAGACAGTAGAAATTCACACACGGATCAAGCAAATGCCAATGAATAAGTGTGTGGTATATTAAAAGACAATTGATGTACTATCTATGTGATTAAATTGCCCTCGAAAGCCTATTCGCACGAGCAATAAACCTATCTACGCCTTTCAAAGTGCAATGGAACCAGAAAGAGAGCTTGCTTATGGACTGATCAAGTTGAAGGGCTGACAACGCTTTattatacaggggccgcggaacggtttcaaagtgggggggggggctgagccaaaagtggggggggggctggccatgctaaaaataacaatcatatggtcatttttacgtttttgtacacggttttggaaaaaaagtacTGTTTTATATAACTATGCCTGATATTCAGTTTCCTTTTCTATTGTGTGTTATTTTCGTGAACTATTGTTAACagtaattttattcaaaaatgttttatatatatatattagccTCAGTAAATGTAAGCTGAAgacattttcacaattttttttgcaccCTGATATGGCGTTGACTTGAATatgtaacaaaaatgaaagaaacaaaaacagtaaaaatatatatataatgatcaaagttagatgacaaataacaaaggtatACCATTTTAAGTTTAGGAGTTGTTTCTGAGTCGTGAAATGGTGATATACATGCTGGATAAGTGCGGTAACgaagataaatgaaatctaCATTATTTCACGTAAAGAGATTAATATCACCCTTgcatatgaaatgaattttcagTACTGGTTTCTTCTTAACACATTTCAAGAGGAATCGAACCGACTTTAGGTTCTTGGAATGTACTTTGGATGGAATGAAACATAATAAGAAACATAATACGCGTTGACATGTGCTAATTTGCATACAGCCAAGTTGCTTTTGTGTTACTTTTACCACAAAATAATGCAGATATTTTTACATGCcataactttataatttctcATATTTCAATGATAGTTATACTGATTCGCATACTAATCGTTTCATTGACAAAGAATAGTATTGGGGTGAAAGAATACATGTGCATTGACATTTTCCTCAGTCATGCCGTAACTTATGTTCGGGGAATCCCCGTTAGAATACATGTGCATTGAAATTTCCTTAGTCATGCCTACACTTACGTCGGGGGAATCCACGTTTAACATCTTGATATGTGTTTTTGTACTATTTTctgaaagtaaaatataaatattatataaataagtttcatttcttttcctttcgAGTTGAATAATGCGAAAAATACGACGGAAGGAGAGTCAGATAGACATAGAATATAACCTAGAATACAAAGGAGGTAAGAGGTAGAGAGTGAGAAATTGGGGATAGAAATGGATATGaataatgaacaataaaatggataatgaatatgaataaaggGAGAGATATACCAAAAGTTGGCGTGATAAAGACAGACTTGGGAGCAGGAACAAGATAGACGATAAAAGAAGGGGGGTATTGTAATGATCAAGATGACATATAACCCTCTAGAAATGAAGAGAGGACAACAAAATAGGGATGGAGCGACAGAGGAGAGATCGTGAAAAAGAGGGGTgattaaatggggggggggggtaattatgAACGAGTGGACTTGTAGATTTAGAGAGGGTGGGAGAGAAGGAAAGTGAGAGGGGGAGGAACAATGAAGGGGCATGGAAAAGTTGGGGTTTGACTTGTGACAGGAAAGTGGAAGAGAAGTTTAAATAAA contains:
- the LOC129280587 gene encoding uncharacterized protein LOC129280587, whose product is MSHLDSIKGRYSEFIERGRVFSLFGRVNFKGSVMFHADLSQLFPWMLAIFTVLGLIACCAWFYKCLKKCNDRCSLLRTQHSINHGSQSSRPDPHDFYQVGAYRTRPTGSVHVASTSLSTPLVSTMRESYAYRGPFALKTHYPPYAHLAPPPSYDEAMSSPSAASPTAFVVNVGQGSAQEMTEMEATEEAGNEVEQIVEEEEEEVDEIDDDDLAHLTEASSGQSEHRNRENNL
- the LOC129280975 gene encoding uncharacterized protein LOC129280975, with the translated sequence MAGSGSVAFIFQLVTSVLFILLNVDSIEARRQAGRYRHRGSGGAQLTRGKDPLPWWSITLIFVGGILGIFLCVMALRKVYEKKRKQKMRAMATRRSQNIQRRRSLPNNVTTDDSGVPQGCFDAPPTYEQSAKDDAQPPAYSKDVDISDEHAMAPPPTPHETSVPIDTALSAAPPSYDCAQNDGGEVVEVGGAEAMEMSQADSRNSHTDQANANE